Within Mycobacterium botniense, the genomic segment AGTATCGAGCGACGAACAGACCTCGAAACGGTCGAGATAGCGCCCGATGAACGCGTGGACCGCGGCGTGGCCGCGATCAATGCCCAGACTCTGCTCGAGCAGCATGATGCGCGCAAGGCTCGTCAGGATCATCGACATCACTACCGGTGGGAACTCCGTCATGTCGACGCCGTGGGCCCTCATGGCCTCGGCCAGGGCGGCGGCTTCCATGTCCCCATACCGCTGGGCATATGCCGCGATTTCACGGCGAATGGCCTTGCGGTGGTTGGCCAAAGCCATGAACTCGAGCATCAGTTGCGCGCCCTGCGTGCTGTTGAGCCGCCACAGCGCGTGCAGCGGCTGGTCGCCGGCCAGGGCCTGACGCTGACGCTGCAGCGTTGTCTCCGCCCCGGCCCGCAGCACCGCCACGAACAGGTCGTCCATGCTGGGGAAGTAGTAGTGCACCAACCCCGGCCGGACGCCTGCCCTGGCGGCCACCCGCCGCGATGTCGCCGCGGCGTAGCCCTCGTCGATCATGATCTCGGCCGTGGCCCGAATCAGCGCCCGCCGGGTCTCCAAATCGCGGGCACCAACCCTTGACTGACCGCCGGATGAGCTGCTAGACATGCGCTCAGCCTAGTAATTGGGCGTTCGCCCAAACAAGTGGGAGGAACACATGGCGGGCCGGATGGCAGACCAGGTCGCGGTCATCACCGGCGCAGCGCGCGGGCCGGATGGCAGCCATGCGGTCCGGTTGGCGCACGACCGGGGCGCCGTCACTGCCGAAACCGGTATGCCGACTGCCTGAAATAGCGCTCAGCACAGGGGAAACCCCATGACAACGGCCCACGACACCGACGTCTACTACGACCCCTACGACGTCAACATCGTCGCCAACCCCTACCCGGTGTATGCCCGGCTGCGGGAGGAGGCGCCGCTCTACTACAACCAGCGCTACAACTTTTGGGCGCTCTCCCGGCACGCCGACGTGGAAAAGGCGCTGGTGAATTGGGAGACGTTCTCCAGCAGCCGCGGCGACATCCTCGAACTCATCCAATCAGATTTCGACATGCCGCCCGGTGTCATGATGTTCGAAGACCCGCCGATGCACACCATGCTGCGCGGGCTGATGTCGCGGGTGTTCACTCCGCGCCGCATGGCCGCCATCGAGGACCAGATCCGCCGGTTCTGCGTGCGTTGCCTGGATCCGCTGGTCGGCTCGGACGGATTCGACATCATCGCCGAGCTGGCCTCGATGATGCCGATGCGGGTGATCGGGATGCTGCTGGGCATCCCGGAAGACGACCAGATCAGCGTGCGTGACGCCAACGACGCCAACCTGCGTACGCGGCCCGGCGCACCGATGAAGGTAACCGACCCGGATGCGATCGCCGACGGGCGCATCTATGCCGACTACATCGACTGGCGCGCCAAGAACCCCTCCGACGACCTGATGACCGCGTTGCTCAACGTGGAGTTCGACGACGAGCACGGGGTGAGGCGCACACTGACCCGCGACGAGGTGCTGCGCTACACCCAGGTCGTCGCCGGTGCGGGCAATGAGACCACCGGACGGCTCATCGGCTGGCTGGCCAAGGTGTTCGCCGAACATCCCGACCAGCGCCGCGATGTCTACCGGGACCGCTCATTGCTGACGCGCGCCGTCGACGAGACACTGCGGTTCGAGCCGACCGGCCCGCACGTGGCACGATGGATGGCAACCGATTTCGAGTGCTACGGCACCACAGTGCCAGCCGGCAGCGCGATGCTGCTGCTCTTCGGCGCGGCCAACCGCGACCCGCGCCGATTCACCGATCCCGACACGTTCAACATCCACCGCAACGACGGCGCGCACCTGACCTTCGGCAAGGGGCTGCACTACTGTCTCGGGGCGAACCTGGCCCGCCTGGAGGGCCGGGTCGCGCTCGACGAGTTGCTCAACCGCTGGCCGGACTGGGACATCGACTACGACACCGCGCAGCTCGCGCCGACCTCAACCGTTCGGGGCTGGGAGCGGCTGCGCATCGTATTACCGTGAGCAGCTTGCCGCGTCGTCGTGGCCCGGTGAGGCCGCACCGCGACCGCCGGCGAGACAAAACCTCACCGCCGTGTGCCCGGGCGCCTCAGCCGTACTATCCGGCGACGGCGTTCAGCTGCTCGCGGATCTCCTCGCCCAGTTCGATACCGGCGACGGCCATGTTCTCCTCCAGGTGTCGCACCCGCGAGGTACCCGGGATCAGCAGGATATTGGGCGCCACGCTCAGCGTCCAGGCCAGCGCGATCTGCGCAGGCGTACACCCGAGCCGGCCAGCGGCCTGCTGCACCAGCTCGTTGCCCAGCACCGGATTTGGTCGCGCGAACCCCGAGCCCAGCGGGAAAAACGGCACGAACGCGATGCCGCGCGCGGTGCACTCGTGCAGAACCGGCGCCGACGACCGGTCGGCGAGATTGAAAGCATTTTGCACACAAGCGATTTCTGTGTACTGCAGCGCATAACGCAGATGCTCGAGGGTAACGTTGCTCAGCCCTATACCGGCGATCAACCCCGCATCGCGAGCAGCGGTCATCACCGAAAGCTGCTCGTCGAAGCGTTGGTCCGGCCGCGCACTATCGATGAGCCGCAAGTTCACCACAGCAAGTTGATCGACACCGAGCGTGCGTAAATTGGCTTCGATATCGGTGCGCAAGTCCGCCGGGTCGGCGAGAGGCAGCCAGGCGCCGGCTTCATCGCGGCGCGCCCCGACCTTGCTGACCAGCGCCAGGCCGGGCGGATAGGGGTGCAGGGCCTCGCGGATCAGCTCGTTGGCGACATCCGGCCCGTAAAACTGCGCGGTGTCGATGTGGTCGACGCCGAGCTGGACCGCCCGCCGCAACACCGCCAGCGCTTCGTCTCGATCCCGCGGCGGCCCGAACGCTCCCGGCCCGGGAAGTTGGATAGCCCCGAAGCCGACGCGCGCGACGGAGACCGCACCGAGTGAAAAACGCTGCACGGTCTGAGACTAGCGTCGAAGGCATGGACACCTTTCGCGCCCTCATGGCACACCAAACCGGGGATCGGATCACCACCGCGGTCGAGACGCTGAGGCTGTCGGACCTGCCGCCGGGTGAGGTGACCATCCGGGTGCTGTATTCCAGCGTCAACTTCAAGGACTCGCTGGCTCTGACACCGGGGGGCGGTGTGGTCCGCAACTACCCCGTCGTGCCCGGTATCGACCTCACCGGCGAGGTCGTCGAGTCGCGCTCACCGGAGTTCCAGCCCGGCGACAGGGTGCTGGCCCATGGCTACCAGATCGGAACCGGCCACCACGGCGGTTACGCCGAATATGCCCGGCTGCCCGCTGATCAGGTGGTGCCGCTGGGGACGCTGAGCCCGCGCGACGGGGCGGCGATCGGGACCGCCGGCTTCACCGCTGCGATGAGCGTACATGCCCTCATCGACTGGGGCGTCGGCACCGATGCCGGTCCTGTCGTGGTAACCGGCGCGTCCGGCGGAGTCGGGTCGATCAGCGTGGATTTGCTCGCGGCCGCCGGCTACCACGTGGTGGCGTCGACCGGCAAGCCGCACGCGGCCGGGCAGCTGAAAACCCTTGGCGCCGCAGATGTTATCGGTCGTCTTCCAGCCGATCCGGACGCCAAGCCGCGGCCCCTGGCCAAGGCCCGCTGGGCAGCCGGGGTGGACTGTGTGGGTGGCGCCACGCTGGCCGACGTGCTCAGCTCCGTTGCCTACGGCGGCGCGGTGGCCTGCAGCGGGCTGACCGGGGGCGCGGAGCTGCGCACCACGGTGATGCCGTTCATCCTGCGTGGAATCGCGCTGCTGGGCATGGAGTCGGTCCAAATGCCCATCGGCCCGCGGCGGGACCTGTGGGCCCGTCTCGGCGATGCGATGCGGCCACGCCATCTCGAGTAGATTACCACCGAGGTCGACATCAAAGACGTCATCGGGGTCCTCGACCAGGTGCGAGCGGGGGCGTTTTCCGGACGGGCGGTGGTGCGGGTCGCCGGCGGGTTCTGACCGGTCCTCCTGCCCGGATCGGGCCGCCAGTAGGCTGGTGAACCGCTGGTCGACGACGGAGGTGGCATGCGCGCGGTACGGGTGACTCGGCTGGATGGCCCCAACACAGTCGAGGTGGCGGAGGTCGACGAACCCGCAAACGACGGCGTGGTCGTCGAGGTGCACGCGGCGGGGGTGGCATTCCCGGACGTGCTGCTCACCCGCGGGCTCTACCAGTACAAGCCCGACCCGCCGTTTGTGCTGGGGGCCGAGATCGCGGGCGTGGTCCGATCCGCACCCGCCGGCGCCCCTGTGCGTCGCGGCGACCGAGTCGCCGGGCTGACGATGCTCACCGGCGGGATGGCCGAGGTCGCCGCGCTGGCCCCGGAGCGGGTGTTCAGGCTGCCCGACACCGTCACCTTCGAAGCGGGTGCGG encodes:
- a CDS encoding aldo/keto reductase; translation: MQRFSLGAVSVARVGFGAIQLPGPGAFGPPRDRDEALAVLRRAVQLGVDHIDTAQFYGPDVANELIREALHPYPPGLALVSKVGARRDEAGAWLPLADPADLRTDIEANLRTLGVDQLAVVNLRLIDSARPDQRFDEQLSVMTAARDAGLIAGIGLSNVTLEHLRYALQYTEIACVQNAFNLADRSSAPVLHECTARGIAFVPFFPLGSGFARPNPVLGNELVQQAAGRLGCTPAQIALAWTLSVAPNILLIPGTSRVRHLEENMAVAGIELGEEIREQLNAVAG
- a CDS encoding TetR/AcrR family transcriptional regulator produces the protein MSSSSSGGQSRVGARDLETRRALIRATAEIMIDEGYAAATSRRVAARAGVRPGLVHYYFPSMDDLFVAVLRAGAETTLQRQRQALAGDQPLHALWRLNSTQGAQLMLEFMALANHRKAIRREIAAYAQRYGDMEAAALAEAMRAHGVDMTEFPPVVMSMILTSLARIMLLEQSLGIDRGHAAVHAFIGRYLDRFEVCSSLDTAVDTADGTVSTPAPSAPPDAHNRHQQCDIA
- a CDS encoding cytochrome P450; the protein is MTTAHDTDVYYDPYDVNIVANPYPVYARLREEAPLYYNQRYNFWALSRHADVEKALVNWETFSSSRGDILELIQSDFDMPPGVMMFEDPPMHTMLRGLMSRVFTPRRMAAIEDQIRRFCVRCLDPLVGSDGFDIIAELASMMPMRVIGMLLGIPEDDQISVRDANDANLRTRPGAPMKVTDPDAIADGRIYADYIDWRAKNPSDDLMTALLNVEFDDEHGVRRTLTRDEVLRYTQVVAGAGNETTGRLIGWLAKVFAEHPDQRRDVYRDRSLLTRAVDETLRFEPTGPHVARWMATDFECYGTTVPAGSAMLLLFGAANRDPRRFTDPDTFNIHRNDGAHLTFGKGLHYCLGANLARLEGRVALDELLNRWPDWDIDYDTAQLAPTSTVRGWERLRIVLP